The following coding sequences are from one Candidatus Nanoarchaeia archaeon window:
- a CDS encoding A24 family peptidase yields the protein MPDWIIAGVALTWLGIASYTDIKTREVPDWLSYSLIAFGFGYRLLASVIYQDISFILAGLLGFVALLSFGALMFYTGQWGGGDSKILMGLGALIGLETTPYSMLLSFFSNILLVGGVYGVVWSIGLAASHFSRFRGEFRKQVSGREFKTTLAVIWILAGAGLGLILVMGMTLLYGAVIGILFVMPFLFAAVKAVELSSMYSYVKPDKLTEGDWIAEDVVVGKKVVAGPKDLGISKDQIKELTLLYSKGRVGRIRVKSGIPFVPSFLIAFLITLAFGNLILSILNL from the coding sequence TGCCTGACTGGCTCAGCTATAGCCTTATCGCCTTTGGCTTTGGGTACAGGCTGCTGGCTTCTGTCATCTATCAAGACATCTCTTTTATCCTTGCAGGCCTGTTGGGCTTCGTTGCTTTGCTTAGCTTTGGAGCTCTCATGTTCTACACCGGCCAATGGGGGGGAGGAGACTCAAAGATCCTGATGGGTTTAGGAGCATTGATTGGCCTGGAGACAACTCCTTACTCTATGCTGCTCAGCTTTTTTTCAAACATTCTCCTTGTTGGAGGGGTGTATGGGGTTGTGTGGAGCATTGGCCTGGCTGCCAGCCACTTCTCAAGGTTTAGGGGCGAATTCAGGAAGCAGGTTTCAGGAAGGGAGTTTAAAACTACTTTGGCAGTGATATGGATTCTTGCAGGAGCTGGCCTCGGCCTGATCCTTGTGATGGGGATGACGCTTCTTTACGGAGCAGTGATCGGCATCCTCTTTGTGATGCCCTTCCTCTTTGCTGCTGTCAAGGCAGTTGAATTGAGCTCGATGTATTCCTATGTGAAGCCGGATAAGCTCACAGAAGGGGACTGGATAGCAGAAGATGTTGTTGTAGGAAAGAAGGTGGTTGCCGGGCCAAAGGATTTAGGCATATCAAAGGATCAAATTAAGGAGCTTACGCTGCTTTACAGCAAAGGCAGGGTCGGAAGGATCAGGGTGAAATCAGGCATACCCTTTGTGCCGTCATTCCTGATAGCATTTCTTATCACCTTGGCATTCGGAAACCTGATTCTTAGCATTCTGAACCTATAA